A section of the Bradyrhizobium oligotrophicum S58 genome encodes:
- a CDS encoding winged helix-turn-helix transcriptional regulator: MSRSTKPPRVRGSRTGRPIMVLLDLLGRRWSLRILWELRAGALTSRALRAACDDVSPTVLQTRLDELRGAGFLELGDDGYGLTPLGRELLENFLPLHRFADRWSKQVE; the protein is encoded by the coding sequence ATGTCGCGCTCCACCAAGCCTCCTCGGGTGCGCGGGTCGCGCACGGGCCGGCCGATCATGGTGCTACTCGATCTGCTCGGCCGGCGCTGGTCGCTGCGCATCCTGTGGGAGCTGCGCGCCGGCGCGCTCACGTCGCGCGCACTTCGCGCCGCCTGCGATGATGTGTCTCCGACCGTGCTGCAGACCCGGCTGGACGAACTGCGCGGGGCCGGCTTCCTCGAACTTGGGGACGATGGCTATGGGTTGACGCCGCTCGGGCGGGAGCTGCTGGAGAATTTCCTGCCGCTGCATCGTTTCGCCGACCGCTGGAGCAAGCAGGTGGAATGA
- a CDS encoding glutamate synthase subunit beta — protein MGKVTGFLEIERHDRKYAPVAERLKNFNEFVVPLSEKELRDQAARCMNCGIPYCHGTGSAAPGTPGCPVNNQIPDWNDLIYNGNWEEASRNLHSTNNFPEFTGRICPAPCEASCTLNIDDNPVTIKTIECAIVDKAFEQGWIKPEPAAVKTGKKIAVVGAGPAGMACAQQLARAGHDVHVFEKNAKAGGLLRYGIPDFKMEKGIIDRRVGQMEGEGITFHYGVNVGGKDGLDTKSLLKDYDAVALTGGAEAPRDLPIPGRDLAGIHYAMDFLPQQNRRVGNEPVNATEILAGGKHVVVIGGGDTGSDCIGTSLRQGAKSVTQLEIMPAPPERENKALTWPNWPLKMRTSSSQAEGAVREFAVLTQKFEGENGAVKTLHCVRVDGQFKPIPGTEFALAADLVLLAMGFVHPVHEGLLKSLGVDLDPRGNVKANLTDYQTSLPKVFSAGDMRRGQSLVVWAIREGRLCAQAVDKFLMGKTELPR, from the coding sequence ATGGGCAAGGTCACAGGTTTTCTCGAAATCGAGCGGCACGATCGCAAGTACGCGCCGGTTGCCGAACGGCTGAAGAACTTCAACGAATTCGTGGTGCCGCTCTCCGAGAAGGAGCTGCGCGACCAGGCGGCGCGCTGCATGAACTGCGGCATTCCCTACTGCCACGGCACCGGCTCGGCCGCGCCGGGCACGCCAGGCTGCCCGGTCAACAACCAGATCCCGGACTGGAACGACCTGATCTACAACGGCAACTGGGAAGAGGCGTCGCGCAACCTGCACTCGACCAACAACTTCCCGGAATTCACGGGGCGCATCTGCCCGGCCCCGTGCGAGGCGTCGTGCACGCTGAACATCGACGACAATCCGGTGACCATCAAGACGATCGAATGCGCCATCGTCGACAAGGCCTTCGAGCAGGGCTGGATCAAGCCCGAGCCGGCCGCCGTCAAGACCGGCAAGAAGATCGCGGTCGTCGGCGCCGGCCCGGCCGGCATGGCCTGCGCGCAGCAGCTCGCGCGCGCCGGTCATGACGTTCATGTCTTTGAGAAGAACGCCAAGGCCGGCGGTCTGCTGCGCTACGGCATTCCCGACTTCAAGATGGAGAAGGGCATCATCGACCGCCGCGTCGGGCAGATGGAGGGCGAAGGCATCACCTTCCATTACGGCGTCAACGTCGGCGGCAAGGACGGTTTGGACACCAAGAGCCTGCTGAAGGACTACGATGCCGTCGCGCTGACCGGCGGCGCGGAAGCGCCGCGCGACCTGCCGATCCCCGGCCGCGATCTCGCCGGCATCCACTACGCGATGGACTTCCTGCCGCAGCAGAACCGCCGCGTGGGCAATGAGCCTGTGAACGCCACCGAGATCCTCGCCGGCGGCAAGCATGTCGTCGTGATCGGCGGCGGCGACACCGGCAGCGACTGTATCGGCACCTCGCTGCGCCAGGGCGCCAAGTCCGTCACCCAGCTCGAGATCATGCCGGCGCCGCCGGAGCGCGAGAACAAGGCGCTGACCTGGCCGAACTGGCCGCTGAAGATGCGGACGTCGTCGAGCCAGGCCGAGGGCGCCGTGCGCGAGTTCGCGGTGCTGACGCAGAAGTTCGAGGGCGAGAACGGCGCCGTCAAGACGCTGCATTGCGTGCGCGTCGATGGCCAGTTCAAGCCGATCCCGGGCACCGAGTTCGCGCTCGCCGCCGATCTGGTGCTGCTGGCGATGGGCTTCGTGCATCCGGTGCACGAAGGCCTGCTCAAGAGCCTCGGCGTCGACCTCGACCCGCGCGGCAACGTCAAGGCCAATTTGACGGACTACCAGACCTCGCTGCCGAAGGTGTTCTCCGCCGGCGACATGCGCCGCGGCCAGTCGCTGGTGGTGTGGGCCATCCGCGAGGGCCGCCTCTGCGCCCAGGCGGTCGACAAGTTCCTGATGGGCAAGACCGAGCTGCCGCGCTGA
- a CDS encoding MAPEG family protein, with amino-acid sequence MTIAELCIFACVMLYLLTIVPAKWISVDGAGRYDNARPRDPAFYDGGIRERALGAHQNGIEAFPFFAAAVLLAEFRGAPQNLVNELSVLFVIVRAAYVLTYIGDRPSLRSILWTIGFLMTVAIFFLPLLRNYLPA; translated from the coding sequence ATGACGATTGCCGAATTATGCATTTTTGCCTGCGTCATGCTGTACCTGCTAACGATCGTGCCGGCGAAATGGATCAGCGTCGATGGCGCCGGTCGCTACGACAATGCCCGGCCCCGCGATCCCGCCTTCTATGACGGTGGCATCCGCGAGCGGGCACTGGGCGCCCACCAGAACGGCATCGAGGCGTTCCCGTTCTTCGCCGCGGCCGTGTTGCTGGCCGAGTTCCGGGGCGCGCCTCAAAACCTGGTCAACGAGCTGTCGGTGCTGTTCGTGATCGTGCGCGCGGCCTACGTGCTCACCTACATCGGCGACAGACCCTCGCTGCGCTCGATCCTGTGGACGATCGGCTTCCTGATGACGGTCGCCATCTTCTTCCTGCCTTTGCTGCGCAATTACCTGCCGGCTTGA
- a CDS encoding arylamine N-acetyltransferase family protein, whose product MQDALRLDSYLARIGYQGPLAPDLSTLTALQAAHVDAIPFEALDPLMGRPVHVDLPSVQQKLVLSRRGGYCFEQNVLFQAALEAVGFEVTGLTGRVRWRSAPDDPLGPRQHMMLLVEVDGRPHLVDVGFGICMMDAPISLEIGLEQQTAMGTFRIGTWNGLTTISAKQPAGWRMMYAFDLVPQIHADYVLGSWYTSTSPNVPATHTLTMERVSRGVRHKLVNRRSIVEARDGELIEERVIESAAELGRVIDEIFRVTPPVPVEDIWARTKA is encoded by the coding sequence ATGCAGGACGCGCTTCGGCTGGATTCTTATCTCGCGCGCATCGGCTATCAGGGGCCGCTGGCGCCTGACCTGTCGACACTGACCGCGTTGCAGGCCGCGCATGTCGACGCGATCCCGTTCGAGGCGCTCGATCCGCTCATGGGACGTCCCGTCCATGTCGATCTGCCCTCGGTGCAGCAGAAGCTCGTGCTCAGCCGGCGCGGCGGCTACTGCTTCGAGCAGAACGTGCTGTTCCAGGCGGCGCTGGAAGCGGTCGGCTTCGAGGTCACCGGCCTCACGGGGCGCGTGCGTTGGCGCTCCGCACCTGACGATCCGCTCGGGCCGCGCCAGCACATGATGCTGCTGGTCGAGGTCGATGGGCGGCCGCATCTCGTCGATGTCGGCTTCGGCATCTGCATGATGGATGCGCCGATCAGCCTCGAGATCGGGCTCGAGCAGCAGACGGCGATGGGCACCTTTCGCATCGGCACCTGGAACGGGCTCACCACGATCAGCGCGAAACAGCCGGCGGGCTGGCGCATGATGTACGCGTTCGACCTGGTGCCGCAGATCCATGCCGACTACGTGCTCGGCAGCTGGTACACGTCGACCAGCCCGAATGTGCCGGCCACGCACACGCTGACGATGGAGCGTGTGTCGCGCGGCGTGCGCCACAAGCTGGTCAATCGCCGCTCCATCGTGGAGGCACGCGATGGCGAGCTCATCGAGGAGCGCGTGATCGAGAGCGCCGCCGAGCTCGGCCGCGTCATCGACGAGATATTCCGGGTGACGCCACCGGTGCCGGTCGAAGACATCTGGGCACGTACCAAGGCCTGA
- the hemH gene encoding ferrochelatase has translation MTAAISLDNARPLDAEPLDAKPLPVANAARVGVLLVNLGTPDTADAAGVRVYLKEFLSDRRVIEDQGLLWKIILNGIILNVRPRKKARDYQSIWNNEKNESPLKTITRAQSEKLAASIADRSHVVVDWAMRYGNPSIKAGVDGLMAKGCDRILVVPLYPQYSAATSATVCDEAFRVLTELRAQPTLRVTPPYYNDGFYIEALAVSIEDHLKTLPYAPELIVASFHGMPKEYVDKGDPYREQCVATTELLRKRLGMDDTKLLLTFQSRFGFSEWLQPYTDKTIEKLAKDGVKRIAVVMPGFAADCLETLEEISGENCEIFKHNGGEEFSAVPCLNDSAPGMEVLRQLVLRELQGWL, from the coding sequence ATGACCGCCGCCATCTCTCTCGACAATGCCAGGCCTCTTGATGCCGAGCCTCTTGATGCCAAGCCGTTGCCGGTCGCGAACGCTGCGCGCGTCGGCGTGCTGCTGGTCAATCTCGGCACGCCGGATACGGCTGATGCCGCCGGGGTCCGGGTCTATCTGAAGGAATTCCTGTCCGACCGCCGCGTGATCGAGGACCAGGGCCTGCTGTGGAAGATCATCCTCAACGGCATCATCCTGAACGTCCGCCCGCGCAAGAAGGCGAGGGATTATCAGTCGATCTGGAACAACGAAAAGAACGAATCGCCGCTGAAGACGATCACGCGTGCGCAGAGCGAGAAGCTCGCCGCCAGCATTGCCGACCGCAGCCACGTCGTCGTCGACTGGGCGATGCGCTACGGCAATCCGTCGATCAAGGCCGGTGTCGATGGTCTCATGGCCAAAGGATGCGATCGTATCCTCGTGGTGCCGCTCTATCCGCAATATTCAGCCGCGACCTCTGCGACCGTGTGCGACGAGGCGTTCCGCGTGCTGACGGAGCTTCGTGCGCAGCCGACGCTCCGCGTCACGCCGCCTTATTACAACGACGGTTTCTACATCGAGGCGCTGGCGGTCTCGATCGAGGATCATCTTAAGACGCTGCCCTACGCGCCCGAGCTGATCGTGGCCTCGTTCCACGGCATGCCCAAGGAATATGTCGACAAGGGCGATCCCTATCGCGAGCAGTGCGTTGCGACCACCGAGCTGCTGCGCAAGCGGCTCGGCATGGACGACACCAAGCTGCTGCTGACGTTCCAGTCGCGCTTCGGTTTCTCGGAGTGGTTGCAGCCCTATACCGACAAGACCATCGAGAAGCTCGCCAAGGACGGCGTCAAGCGCATCGCCGTGGTGATGCCGGGCTTTGCCGCCGATTGCCTCGAGACACTGGAGGAGATCTCCGGCGAGAATTGCGAGATCTTCAAGCACAATGGCGGCGAGGAATTCTCCGCGGTGCCCTGCCTGAACGACAGCGCGCCGGGCATGGAGGTGCTGCGTCAATTGGTGCTGCGCGAGCTGCAGGGCTGGCTCTGA
- a CDS encoding outer membrane beta-barrel protein, which yields MGWRPDSGRARRAMWRGASAACLLLGVVGTEAAHSQTIDAFRPVRDGFLAPQDSPLRRTAVSGLSDAVPTPGLPATPAPSSSSRRAQVPLPGVPAASGAAEFGYDSLNRTRKKPKYYPAQARPKPPPGPGTPPSGELTGQLRPTLPPSATANRQPVSPAMAGTVPGQPPRKRLKIDDDPFGAVGDYVGPFLIKGAVELSAGYDSNPARLAKERGMPVWMIAPEFLAVSNWERHALVADLRGSFTGYGSTLPATMDGGINSAPTTLDRPDFTGHVDGRLDVNRDTSVGAQLRLRAATDNPGSPSVQAGLARYPVYTTLGTTVGVDQRFNRLQISAGATADRTSYQQSKLTDGTMTSNDDRNYNQFGGIGRASYEILPGLKPFAEIQGDSRVHDERFDRSGYQRDSSGGYAKAGTSFEFTRLLTGELSMGYATRSYVDPRLNRLQGFLTTASLVWSATPLTTARFLSDTQLAETTVAGASGVLVRTYTVQVDHDFRRWLTGIGKFSFGTLDYQGYGRSDRTYSAEGNLVYKMTRNLWVKGSLRYDRLDSNITGAGSSGTVVMLGVRLQN from the coding sequence GTGGGGTGGAGGCCTGACAGCGGCCGCGCGAGGCGCGCGATGTGGCGCGGCGCCTCCGCCGCATGCCTGCTGCTCGGCGTTGTGGGCACCGAGGCGGCCCACTCCCAGACCATCGACGCATTCCGGCCGGTGCGTGACGGCTTCCTCGCTCCGCAGGATTCTCCGCTGCGCCGAACCGCGGTGAGCGGGTTGTCCGACGCCGTTCCGACGCCAGGGCTGCCCGCCACGCCTGCTCCGAGCAGTTCGTCGCGCCGGGCGCAGGTGCCCCTGCCCGGCGTGCCCGCTGCCAGCGGAGCCGCCGAATTCGGCTATGATTCGCTGAACCGCACCCGGAAGAAGCCGAAATATTATCCCGCCCAGGCGCGGCCCAAGCCGCCGCCGGGACCCGGCACGCCGCCCTCCGGCGAGCTGACCGGGCAGTTGCGCCCGACCTTGCCGCCGTCCGCCACCGCCAACAGGCAGCCGGTGTCCCCCGCCATGGCGGGCACCGTCCCCGGCCAGCCGCCGCGCAAGCGGCTCAAGATCGACGACGACCCGTTCGGCGCGGTCGGCGACTATGTCGGCCCGTTCCTGATCAAGGGCGCGGTCGAGCTCTCGGCTGGCTATGACAGCAATCCGGCCCGGCTCGCCAAGGAGCGCGGCATGCCGGTCTGGATGATCGCGCCCGAATTCCTGGCGGTGTCGAACTGGGAGCGTCATGCCCTCGTCGCCGACCTCAGGGGATCCTTCACCGGCTATGGCAGCACCTTGCCCGCGACCATGGACGGCGGCATCAATTCGGCGCCGACTACGCTCGACCGCCCGGACTTCACCGGCCATGTCGACGGCCGCCTCGACGTCAACAGAGACACCTCGGTCGGCGCGCAGCTGCGGCTGCGCGCGGCGACCGACAATCCCGGCAGCCCCAGCGTGCAGGCGGGATTGGCGCGCTATCCGGTCTACACCACGCTCGGTACCACCGTCGGCGTCGACCAGCGCTTCAACCGGCTGCAGATCTCGGCCGGCGCCACCGCCGACCGCACCAGCTATCAGCAGAGCAAGCTGACCGACGGCACAATGACGTCGAACGACGACCGCAACTACAACCAGTTCGGCGGCATCGGCCGCGCGTCCTACGAGATCCTGCCGGGCCTGAAGCCGTTCGCCGAGATCCAGGGCGACAGCCGCGTCCACGACGAAAGGTTCGATCGTTCCGGCTACCAGCGCGACTCCTCGGGCGGCTATGCCAAGGCCGGCACCTCGTTCGAGTTTACCCGGCTTCTGACCGGCGAGCTCTCGATGGGTTACGCCACCCGCAGCTATGTCGATCCAAGGCTGAACCGGCTGCAGGGCTTCCTGACCACGGCCTCGCTGGTGTGGTCGGCGACGCCGCTGACCACCGCGCGGTTTCTCTCCGATACCCAGCTTGCGGAGACCACCGTGGCCGGCGCCTCGGGCGTGCTGGTGCGCACCTATACGGTGCAGGTCGACCACGATTTCCGCCGCTGGCTGACCGGCATCGGCAAGTTCAGCTTCGGCACGCTCGACTATCAGGGCTACGGCCGCAGCGACCGCACCTATTCGGCCGAAGGCAACCTCGTCTACAAGATGACCAGGAATCTCTGGGTCAAGGGCTCGCTGCGCTATGACAGGCTCGATTCCAACATCACGGGTGCCGGATCGTCGGGCACGGTGGTGATGCTGGGCGTAAGATTGCAGAATTAG
- a CDS encoding NfeD family protein — MSDMFVTLGTWNWLIFGVLLMALELLAPGIFLFWLGLAALLVGLISFVTTPGWQLQILMFALFAIAAVPLWRRLARTNAAPSQDNPFLNRRSAALVGRVFTLEKPIIDGNGTVRIDDTVWRVAGPDTPAGSRVRIVQADGAHLTVTAA; from the coding sequence ATGAGCGACATGTTCGTCACGCTCGGCACCTGGAACTGGCTGATCTTCGGCGTCCTGCTGATGGCGCTGGAGCTGCTGGCGCCCGGCATCTTCCTGTTCTGGCTCGGGCTCGCCGCGCTGCTGGTCGGCCTGATCTCGTTCGTCACAACGCCGGGATGGCAGCTGCAGATCCTGATGTTTGCGCTGTTTGCGATCGCCGCCGTCCCGCTGTGGCGGCGCCTGGCACGCACCAATGCTGCGCCGTCGCAGGACAATCCCTTTCTCAACCGCCGCTCGGCGGCGCTGGTCGGCCGCGTCTTCACCTTGGAGAAGCCGATCATCGACGGCAACGGCACCGTCCGCATCGACGACACGGTGTGGCGCGTCGCCGGCCCGGACACGCCGGCTGGCAGCCGCGTCCGCATCGTCCAGGCGGATGGCGCACATCTGACGGTGACGGCGGCTTAG
- a CDS encoding KpsF/GutQ family sugar-phosphate isomerase: protein MPRSKPLTDAVPANADIQSALRTLDAGSNGIAAIAAALSGPLGPSFVAAVELIRQAKGRAILTGLGKSGHVARKMAATLASTGTPAFFVHSAEAGHGDLGMITSDDVVIALSWSGEQPEMKTLVNYAKRFAIPLIAITSNAQSSLGQAARTVLELPKAREACPHNLAPTTSTLMQAAIGDALAIALLEGRGFTALEFANFHPGGKLGAMLKHISDLMRSGDAVPLRPLGTGMPDALAEMSAKGLGCVVIVDGRGHVAGIITDGDLRRKMRADLLSASVDEIMTANPRTVRREALASEALEILNSAKITTLIVTDGAKPVGILHMHDLLRAGVA from the coding sequence ATGCCGAGATCGAAGCCGTTGACCGACGCCGTTCCTGCGAACGCAGATATCCAATCAGCGCTGCGCACCCTGGATGCGGGCAGCAATGGCATTGCCGCGATTGCCGCGGCGCTGTCAGGCCCGCTGGGACCGTCCTTCGTCGCCGCCGTCGAGCTGATCCGCCAGGCCAAGGGCCGCGCGATCCTGACGGGCCTCGGCAAGTCCGGCCATGTCGCGCGCAAGATGGCCGCCACGCTCGCCTCGACCGGAACGCCCGCCTTCTTCGTGCATTCGGCCGAAGCGGGCCATGGCGATCTCGGCATGATCACCTCGGACGACGTCGTGATTGCGCTGTCGTGGTCCGGCGAGCAGCCGGAGATGAAGACGCTGGTCAACTACGCCAAGCGCTTCGCGATCCCGCTGATCGCCATCACCTCCAACGCGCAGTCGTCGCTCGGGCAGGCGGCCCGGACCGTGCTGGAACTGCCGAAAGCCCGCGAGGCCTGTCCGCACAATCTGGCGCCGACCACCTCGACCCTGATGCAGGCCGCAATCGGTGACGCGCTCGCGATCGCGCTCTTGGAAGGCCGCGGCTTCACCGCGCTGGAATTCGCCAACTTCCATCCGGGCGGCAAGCTCGGCGCCATGCTCAAGCATATCTCGGACCTGATGCGCTCGGGCGACGCGGTGCCGTTGAGGCCGCTCGGCACCGGCATGCCGGACGCCCTCGCCGAAATGTCCGCGAAGGGGCTCGGCTGCGTCGTCATCGTCGACGGCCGCGGCCATGTCGCGGGCATCATCACCGACGGCGATCTCCGGCGGAAAATGCGCGCCGATCTCTTGTCCGCATCGGTCGACGAGATCATGACCGCGAACCCGCGCACCGTCCGCCGCGAGGCGCTCGCCTCCGAGGCGCTGGAGATCCTGAACTCCGCCAAGATCACGACCCTGATCGTGACCGACGGCGCCAAGCCGGTCGGCATCCTGCACATGCACGACCTGTTGCGGGCAGGGGTGGCGTGA
- a CDS encoding carboxymuconolactone decarboxylase family protein, translated as MPRIAALQPPYAPDIQAQFDQIMRGAPPLMLFRVMAGHTRAWDKFRSGSLLDRGPLSLRVREIVIDRTCALNSCEYEWGVHVATFAAAAALTPQQIDATVLDPADAPCWSEQEQVLIAAVDALHARASLEETEFARLRACYTEDQVLEIILLCGFYRTVSCLANALGLPLEPRAARFPRSAAAI; from the coding sequence ATGCCACGCATTGCGGCTCTGCAGCCGCCCTACGCACCCGACATTCAAGCCCAGTTCGATCAGATCATGCGCGGCGCGCCGCCCTTGATGCTGTTCCGCGTCATGGCCGGCCACACGCGCGCCTGGGACAAATTCCGCAGCGGCAGCCTGCTGGATCGCGGTCCGCTATCGCTGCGCGTCCGCGAGATCGTCATCGACCGCACCTGCGCGCTCAATTCCTGCGAATATGAATGGGGCGTCCATGTCGCAACCTTCGCAGCCGCAGCCGCCCTGACGCCGCAACAGATCGACGCCACGGTGCTGGACCCGGCGGATGCGCCATGCTGGTCGGAGCAGGAGCAGGTGCTGATCGCAGCGGTGGACGCGCTGCATGCCCGTGCCAGCCTCGAAGAGACCGAGTTTGCACGCTTGAGGGCCTGCTACACGGAAGACCAGGTGCTGGAGATCATCCTGCTGTGCGGCTTCTACCGCACGGTCTCCTGCCTTGCCAACGCGCTTGGATTGCCCCTGGAGCCACGCGCCGCACGCTTCCCGCGATCGGCCGCGGCGATCTAG
- a CDS encoding SPFH domain-containing protein, with protein sequence MSGFDVFAILLVLLVIVTLYSGVKTVPQGFDWTVERFGKYTGTLSPGLNIIVPFFDRIGRKINMMEQVIDIPEQEVITKDNATVTVDGVAFYQVFDAAKASYEVANLNQAIVTLTMTNIRSVMGAMDLDQVLSHRDEINERLLRVVDAAVSPWGLKVNRIEIKDIVPPADLVEAMGRQMKAERVKRADILQAEGQRQSEILRAEGAKQSQILQAEGRRESAFLDAQARERAAEAEAKATQMVSDAISKGDVAALNYFIADKYIKAFGQLADSPNQKVIMLPLEATGMLASLAGIGEIAKATFGESSASAVAAARRGGSVPSAGTPPAPPVPPRT encoded by the coding sequence ATGAGCGGTTTCGACGTTTTCGCCATATTGCTGGTGCTGCTGGTCATCGTCACCCTCTATTCGGGCGTGAAGACCGTGCCGCAGGGCTTCGACTGGACCGTCGAGCGGTTCGGCAAATACACCGGCACCCTGTCGCCGGGCCTCAACATCATCGTGCCCTTCTTCGATCGCATCGGTCGCAAGATCAACATGATGGAGCAGGTGATCGACATTCCCGAGCAGGAGGTCATCACCAAGGACAACGCCACCGTGACGGTCGACGGCGTCGCGTTCTACCAGGTGTTCGACGCGGCCAAGGCGAGCTATGAGGTCGCCAACCTCAACCAGGCGATCGTCACCCTGACGATGACCAACATCCGCTCGGTGATGGGCGCGATGGACCTCGATCAGGTGCTGTCGCATCGCGACGAGATCAACGAGCGGCTGCTGCGCGTCGTCGATGCCGCGGTGTCGCCATGGGGTCTCAAGGTCAACCGAATCGAGATCAAGGACATTGTGCCGCCGGCCGATCTGGTCGAGGCGATGGGCCGGCAGATGAAGGCGGAGCGCGTCAAGCGTGCCGACATCCTGCAGGCCGAGGGCCAGCGGCAGTCGGAGATCCTGCGCGCGGAAGGCGCCAAGCAGAGCCAGATCCTGCAGGCGGAGGGCCGCCGCGAGTCGGCGTTTCTCGATGCCCAGGCGCGCGAGCGCGCGGCCGAAGCCGAGGCCAAGGCGACGCAGATGGTGTCGGACGCGATCTCGAAAGGCGACGTCGCCGCGCTCAACTACTTCATCGCCGACAAATACATCAAGGCGTTCGGCCAGCTCGCCGATTCACCGAACCAGAAGGTGATCATGCTGCCGCTCGAGGCCACCGGCATGCTGGCCTCGCTCGCCGGCATCGGCGAGATCGCCAAGGCGACGTTCGGCGAGAGTTCTGCCTCTGCCGTGGCGGCAGCGCGCCGCGGCGGTTCGGTGCCGTCAGCGGGCACACCGCCGGCGCCGCCCGTGCCGCCGCGGACGTAG
- a CDS encoding arylamine N-acetyltransferase family protein, which yields MPDQFDLDKYLARIGYRGPLTPTFETLAGLQAAHVDAIAFEGLDPLLGRPVNIDLASVQAKIVDGRRGGYCFEQNALLKAALETIGFAVTPLSARVRWRLDAVAPLTPRTHMMLKVDLPEGPHLADVGFGSCLLDTPLQMVPDIEQPTAMGTFRLTQADGLHWLAAKQPAGWRTMYAFDLVPQIHADYMLGNWFTSTSPLTPFTSVLILERLTPEARYKLVNRRLVIEARDGEVRSEQIIETPAALRSVIDELFGVTLPVPVEDVWARIGD from the coding sequence ATGCCTGACCAATTCGATCTCGACAAATATCTCGCGCGCATCGGTTATCGCGGGCCGCTGACGCCGACGTTCGAAACGCTGGCCGGATTGCAGGCCGCGCATGTCGACGCGATCGCGTTCGAGGGGCTGGATCCGCTGCTCGGCCGCCCCGTGAACATCGATCTCGCATCGGTGCAGGCCAAGATCGTCGACGGCCGCCGCGGCGGCTATTGCTTCGAGCAGAATGCGCTGCTGAAGGCGGCGCTCGAGACGATCGGCTTCGCCGTCACGCCGCTCTCGGCGCGGGTGCGCTGGCGGCTCGATGCGGTCGCGCCGCTGACGCCGCGCACGCACATGATGCTCAAGGTCGACCTGCCCGAGGGGCCTCATCTCGCCGATGTCGGATTCGGCTCCTGCCTGCTCGATACGCCGCTGCAGATGGTGCCCGACATCGAGCAGCCGACCGCGATGGGCACGTTCCGCCTGACGCAGGCTGACGGGCTTCATTGGCTCGCGGCGAAGCAGCCGGCCGGCTGGCGCACGATGTATGCGTTCGACCTCGTGCCGCAGATCCATGCCGACTACATGCTCGGCAACTGGTTCACCTCGACCAGCCCGTTGACACCGTTCACCTCGGTGCTGATCCTGGAGCGGTTGACGCCGGAGGCGCGCTACAAGCTGGTCAATCGCCGCCTCGTCATCGAGGCGCGCGACGGCGAGGTCAGGAGCGAACAGATCATCGAGACGCCCGCGGCATTGCGCAGCGTGATCGACGAGTTGTTCGGCGTGACGCTGCCCGTGCCTGTGGAAGACGTCTGGGCGCGGATCGGGGACTGA